A DNA window from Actinomadura coerulea contains the following coding sequences:
- a CDS encoding demethylmenaquinone methyltransferase encodes MTRASLDKQPADVAAMFDGTAERYDLMNSLMTGGQDRRWRREVVRALEARPGERVLDLAAGTGTSSVPFAEAGADTVACDFSLGMLRVGVRRQADVTGLRFVAGDALRLPFADASFDAVTISFGLRNVADTGLALRELRRVAKPGGRLVICEVSHPPNALLALGHKAHLRYGLPLLARVSSNPDSYRYLAESTLAWPDQAGLARLIQDAGWGGVRWRDLTFGVVALHHAVNPSVKTA; translated from the coding sequence ATGACCCGCGCTTCACTCGACAAGCAGCCCGCCGACGTCGCGGCGATGTTCGACGGCACCGCCGAGCGGTACGACCTGATGAACTCGCTGATGACCGGCGGCCAGGACCGGCGGTGGCGGCGGGAGGTCGTCCGTGCCCTGGAGGCGCGGCCGGGTGAGCGGGTCCTCGACCTCGCGGCCGGCACGGGGACGTCGTCGGTGCCGTTCGCCGAGGCCGGGGCCGACACGGTCGCGTGCGACTTCTCGCTCGGCATGCTGCGCGTGGGGGTGCGCCGCCAGGCGGACGTCACGGGCCTGCGCTTCGTCGCCGGGGACGCGCTGCGGCTGCCCTTCGCGGACGCCTCCTTCGACGCCGTCACCATCTCCTTCGGGCTCCGCAACGTCGCCGACACCGGCCTCGCGCTGCGCGAGCTGCGCCGGGTCGCCAAGCCCGGCGGGCGGCTGGTGATCTGCGAGGTGAGCCACCCCCCGAACGCGCTGCTGGCGCTCGGCCACAAGGCGCACCTGCGCTACGGGCTGCCGCTGCTGGCGCGGGTCAGCTCCAACCCCGACTCCTACCGCTACCTCGCCGAGTCGACGCTCGCCTGGCCCGACCAGGCGGGGCTGGCGCGGCTCATCCAGGACGCGGGATGGGGCGGGGTGCGCTGGCGCGATCTCACGTTCGGCGTGGTCGCCCTGCACCATGCCGTCAACCCGTCCGTCAAGACTGCTTGA
- a CDS encoding DUF4229 domain-containing protein, producing MRSVILYTLARAVIFAVTAGVLALFGARGFLLLLLALLISGVVSYVLLSAQRDRMSAVVVRGVRSQRERFEKSVAKEDAPRSRAE from the coding sequence ATGCGTTCCGTCATCCTCTACACCCTGGCCCGGGCCGTGATCTTCGCGGTCACCGCGGGGGTGCTCGCGCTGTTCGGGGCCCGCGGGTTCCTGCTCCTGCTGCTGGCGCTGCTGATCAGCGGCGTCGTCAGCTACGTCCTGCTGTCCGCGCAGCGCGACCGGATGTCCGCCGTCGTCGTGCGGGGCGTGCGCTCGCAGCGCGAGAGGTTCGAGAAGTCGGTCGCCAAGGAGGACGCCCCGCGCAGCCGCGCGGAGTGA
- a CDS encoding threonine ammonia-lyase codes for MSDLVSLPEIERAAERIAGVAVRTPLVPFSRDPAPAAAGAPALLVKAESLQPVGAFKLRGAYSAISSLDPEERERGVVTHSSGNHAQAVAYAARALGIRAVLVMPHTAPVVKVEACVALGAEVVHVEPTAEARAETADKLAAAHGFALIPPYDDARVIAGQGTTGLEIVQDRPDVDVVLVPVSGGGLIAGVSAAVRALRPEARIVGVEPELAADARDSMAAGRPVGWAAEETGRTIADALRVQRIGDLPYAHMRAHVDGVVTVTEDEIRQAMRRLAREARLIAEPAGAVATAAYLYHRAELPEGRTYVSILSGGNVDPALLLDVLSRPRGEGGQGRG; via the coding sequence ATGTCCGACCTCGTATCGCTGCCGGAGATCGAACGGGCCGCCGAGCGCATCGCGGGCGTCGCCGTCCGGACGCCGCTCGTCCCGTTCTCCCGCGACCCCGCCCCGGCCGCCGCCGGCGCGCCCGCGCTGCTGGTGAAGGCCGAGTCGCTGCAGCCGGTCGGCGCCTTCAAGCTGCGCGGCGCCTACTCCGCCATCTCCTCCCTCGACCCGGAGGAGCGCGAGCGCGGCGTCGTCACGCACTCCAGCGGCAACCACGCGCAGGCCGTCGCCTACGCGGCCCGCGCACTCGGCATCAGGGCCGTCCTGGTCATGCCGCACACCGCCCCGGTCGTGAAGGTCGAGGCGTGCGTCGCGCTCGGCGCCGAGGTCGTCCACGTCGAGCCGACCGCCGAGGCCCGCGCCGAGACCGCGGACAAGCTCGCCGCCGCGCACGGCTTCGCCCTGATCCCGCCCTACGACGACGCCCGGGTCATCGCCGGCCAGGGCACCACCGGGCTGGAGATCGTCCAGGACCGCCCGGACGTGGACGTCGTGCTCGTCCCGGTCAGCGGCGGCGGCCTGATCGCCGGCGTGTCCGCCGCGGTCAGGGCGCTGCGCCCGGAGGCGAGGATCGTCGGCGTCGAGCCGGAGCTCGCCGCGGACGCCCGCGACTCGATGGCGGCGGGGCGTCCGGTCGGGTGGGCGGCGGAGGAGACCGGCCGCACCATCGCCGACGCGCTGCGCGTCCAGCGGATCGGCGACCTGCCGTACGCGCACATGCGCGCCCACGTCGACGGCGTCGTCACGGTCACCGAGGACGAGATCCGGCAGGCGATGCGGCGCCTCGCCCGCGAGGCCCGCCTCATCGCCGAGCCGGCGGGCGCCGTCGCCACCGCCGCCTACCTCTACCACCGCGCGGAGCTTCCCGAGGGCCGTACCTACGTCTCGATCCTGTCCGGCGGCAACGTCGACCCGGCCCTCCTGCTGGACGTGCTGAGCCGACCCCGGGGCGAGGGCGGTCAGGGCCGGGGATAA
- a CDS encoding BldC family transcriptional regulator, which produces MESTSERLLTPGEVAALFRVDPKTVTRWAAAGRISSIRTPGGHRRFRESEVHALLRGEEPVAEHSAH; this is translated from the coding sequence GTGGAAAGCACGAGCGAGCGCCTGCTGACTCCTGGAGAGGTCGCCGCCCTCTTCCGGGTCGACCCGAAGACGGTCACCCGGTGGGCCGCCGCGGGCCGGATCAGCAGCATCCGCACTCCGGGAGGCCACCGGCGCTTCCGCGAGTCGGAGGTGCACGCGCTGCTGCGCGGCGAGGAGCCCGTCGCCGAGCACTCGGCCCACTGA
- the ccsB gene encoding c-type cytochrome biogenesis protein CcsB, with the protein MSNADLANLSDKLMLTTVVMYIIALVAYAADMGFGRRRAVEAVPAKSGAKVLVGAAGAEAGTADAADGTTAAGAAGEGAADEGSGRSRVDWIRLAVLLNVLGWGAQLGVLVTRGLAANRWPWGNMYEFLTAISFAAVTAFMVVMFRYKARFLGAFVMAAAVVALGVANIWLYDSVGPVSPALNSYWIAIHVTAAIVATGAFTVAGAATILYLLKERAESRGGAAAGGVLSRVPSVEALDRLSMRVTMFAFPIWTAAIIMGAIWADQAWGRYWGWDPKEIWSFVTWVIYAAYLHARATAGWKGRKAAILSLVAFAALLFNFFGVNYMFSGLHSYA; encoded by the coding sequence GTGAGCAACGCCGACCTCGCGAACCTGAGCGACAAGCTCATGCTGACCACCGTGGTGATGTACATCATCGCGCTGGTCGCCTACGCCGCCGACATGGGCTTCGGCCGCCGCCGCGCGGTGGAGGCCGTCCCCGCGAAGAGCGGGGCGAAGGTGCTGGTGGGCGCCGCCGGGGCCGAGGCCGGCACCGCGGACGCCGCGGACGGCACCACCGCCGCCGGGGCCGCGGGCGAGGGGGCGGCGGACGAGGGTTCCGGGCGTTCCCGGGTCGACTGGATCCGGCTCGCCGTCCTGCTGAACGTGCTCGGCTGGGGCGCGCAGCTCGGCGTCCTGGTGACCCGCGGGCTCGCCGCGAACCGCTGGCCGTGGGGGAACATGTACGAGTTCCTCACCGCCATCTCGTTCGCCGCCGTCACCGCGTTCATGGTCGTCATGTTCCGCTACAAGGCGCGGTTCCTCGGCGCGTTCGTCATGGCCGCCGCGGTCGTCGCCCTCGGCGTCGCCAACATCTGGCTGTACGACTCGGTGGGGCCGGTCAGCCCGGCGCTGAACTCCTACTGGATCGCCATCCACGTGACCGCCGCGATCGTCGCGACCGGCGCGTTCACCGTCGCGGGCGCCGCGACGATCCTGTACCTGCTGAAGGAGCGGGCCGAGTCGCGCGGCGGGGCCGCGGCGGGCGGCGTGCTGTCGCGCGTCCCGTCGGTGGAGGCCCTGGACCGCCTGTCGATGCGGGTCACGATGTTCGCGTTCCCGATCTGGACGGCCGCGATCATCATGGGCGCCATCTGGGCCGACCAGGCGTGGGGCCGCTACTGGGGCTGGGACCCCAAGGAGATCTGGTCCTTCGTCACCTGGGTCATCTACGCCGCCTACCTGCACGCCCGCGCCACCGCCGGCTGGAAGGGCCGCAAGGCCGCGATCCTCTCCCTGGTCGCGTTCGCCGCGCTGCTGTTCAACTTCTTCGGCGTGAACTACATGTTCTCCGGCCTGCACTCCTACGCCTGA
- the resB gene encoding cytochrome c biogenesis protein ResB: protein MTDTDTDHAGTEAPAARQAPEEVPRPSGIGPFGWLRWGWRQLTTMRTALILLFLVALGAVPGSILPQRGQAPEKVAAYLEKHESLGPWLDRFSMFDVFAAPWFAAIYILLFVSLAGCVLPRAVKHYRSMRARPPAAPRNLARLPQSAAYETDASPEDVLAEARTALRARRFRVDVSGGAASAEKGYLGETGNLLFHLALLALLFALGLGNLFGYRGNVLLTEGKTFANSLGLYDQFQPGRAFSGGELAPFTVTLDDFKAEYEAEGAKRGQATAFNAKIHYRSGPDARNKPYDLRINHPLKVGGAKVYLLGHGYAPVFTVRDAKGNVAFQDSVPFLEMEPRNLTSEGVVKVPDAEPDQLAFYAILWPTAVASEDGKQIVSAFPAPLRPVVTITAFKGDLGLDSGSPQSVYKLEGVGKTIQPIKGGQKLLEPGESFTLPGDAGTVTFDGLREWTSLSVNRDPGRIPALVAAILAVLGVATSFMVRRRRVWVRASAGEGGRTVVEVGGLTLGNPTSEFDDIVAALRGPQDGPASEPGETPAADGPSGAATEPKE, encoded by the coding sequence ATGACTGACACCGACACCGACCACGCCGGCACCGAGGCGCCCGCCGCGCGGCAGGCGCCCGAGGAGGTGCCCCGCCCCTCCGGCATCGGCCCGTTCGGCTGGCTGCGGTGGGGGTGGCGGCAGCTCACCACCATGCGGACCGCGCTGATCCTGCTGTTCCTGGTCGCGCTCGGCGCGGTGCCGGGCTCGATCCTGCCGCAGCGGGGCCAGGCGCCCGAGAAGGTCGCCGCCTACCTGGAGAAGCACGAGAGCCTCGGGCCCTGGCTCGACCGGTTCTCCATGTTCGACGTGTTCGCGGCCCCCTGGTTCGCGGCCATCTACATCCTGCTGTTCGTCTCGCTCGCCGGCTGCGTCCTCCCGCGCGCCGTCAAGCATTACAGGTCGATGCGGGCGCGCCCGCCGGCGGCGCCCCGGAACCTGGCGAGGCTGCCGCAGTCGGCGGCGTACGAGACCGACGCCTCCCCGGAGGACGTCCTCGCCGAGGCCCGCACGGCGCTGCGCGCCCGGCGCTTCCGCGTGGACGTGTCCGGCGGCGCCGCGTCCGCCGAGAAGGGCTACCTGGGCGAGACCGGCAACCTGCTCTTCCACCTCGCGCTGCTGGCGCTGCTGTTCGCGCTCGGCCTCGGCAACCTGTTCGGCTACCGGGGCAACGTCCTGCTGACCGAGGGCAAGACGTTCGCCAACTCGCTCGGGCTCTACGACCAGTTCCAGCCCGGCCGCGCGTTCAGCGGCGGGGAGCTCGCCCCGTTCACGGTCACGCTGGACGACTTCAAGGCCGAGTACGAGGCCGAGGGCGCCAAGCGGGGCCAGGCCACCGCGTTCAACGCCAAGATCCACTACCGGTCGGGCCCGGACGCCCGGAACAAGCCCTACGACCTGCGGATCAACCATCCGCTCAAGGTCGGCGGCGCGAAGGTGTACCTGCTCGGCCACGGGTACGCGCCGGTGTTCACCGTCCGGGACGCCAAGGGGAACGTCGCCTTCCAGGACTCCGTGCCGTTCCTGGAGATGGAGCCGCGGAACCTGACGTCCGAGGGCGTCGTCAAGGTCCCCGACGCCGAGCCCGACCAGCTCGCCTTCTACGCCATCCTGTGGCCGACCGCGGTGGCGAGCGAGGACGGCAAGCAGATCGTCTCGGCGTTCCCCGCGCCGCTGCGCCCGGTCGTCACGATCACGGCCTTCAAGGGCGACCTCGGCCTGGACTCCGGCAGCCCGCAGTCGGTCTACAAGCTGGAGGGCGTCGGCAAGACGATCCAGCCGATCAAGGGCGGCCAGAAGCTGCTGGAGCCCGGGGAGTCGTTCACGCTGCCCGGCGACGCCGGCACGGTCACCTTCGACGGGCTCAGGGAGTGGACGAGCCTGTCGGTCAACCGCGACCCCGGCCGCATCCCCGCGCTGGTCGCCGCCATCCTCGCGGTGCTCGGCGTGGCGACCTCGTTCATGGTCCGCCGGCGCAGGGTGTGGGTCCGTGCGAGCGCCGGAGAGGGCGGGCGTACGGTTGTGGAGGTCGGCGGTCTCACACTGGGGAACCCGACCTCGGAGTTCGACGACATCGTGGCCGCGCTGCGCGGTCCGCAGGACGGGCCCGCATCCGAGCCCGGCGAGACCCCCGCCGCCGACGGCCCCTCGGGTGCGGCGACCGAACCGAAGGAGTGA
- a CDS encoding cytochrome c biogenesis CcdA family protein encodes MSGSLVAAAPLAALAGLVSFASPCVLPLVPGYLSYVTGMTGADLAEQRRGRLLAGVLLFVAGFSAVFVSYGAVFGGLGRWLLEYQDTITRVLGVITIVFGLAFMGFVPGLQRTVKSGRLPAAGLAGAPLLGVLFGLGWTPCIGPTLGAVQGLAITEASAGRGALLSLAYCAGLGLPFVATAIAYRRALGAFGAVKRHYPLVMRIGGGMLVLIGVLLVSGLWGDLTIELRSWISGFEPVM; translated from the coding sequence GTGAGCGGGTCGTTGGTGGCGGCGGCGCCGCTGGCGGCCCTCGCCGGGCTCGTCTCGTTCGCCTCCCCGTGCGTCCTGCCGCTGGTCCCGGGCTACCTGTCGTACGTGACGGGCATGACCGGCGCCGATCTCGCCGAGCAGCGGCGGGGCCGGCTCCTCGCCGGGGTCCTGCTGTTCGTCGCCGGGTTCAGCGCCGTCTTCGTCAGCTACGGCGCGGTCTTCGGCGGGCTCGGGCGGTGGCTGCTGGAGTACCAGGACACGATCACCCGCGTCCTCGGCGTCATCACGATCGTGTTCGGCCTGGCGTTCATGGGGTTCGTCCCCGGGCTCCAGCGGACGGTGAAGTCGGGGCGCCTCCCGGCGGCCGGGCTCGCCGGGGCGCCGCTGCTCGGCGTCCTGTTCGGGCTGGGCTGGACGCCGTGCATCGGCCCCACGCTCGGCGCGGTGCAGGGCCTGGCGATCACCGAGGCCAGCGCCGGGCGCGGCGCGCTGCTGTCGCTGGCGTACTGCGCGGGCCTCGGCCTGCCGTTCGTGGCCACCGCGATCGCCTACCGTAGGGCACTCGGCGCGTTCGGCGCCGTGAAGCGCCACTACCCCCTGGTCATGCGGATCGGCGGGGGGATGCTCGTCCTCATCGGGGTGCTGCTCGTGAGCGGCCTGTGGGGTGACCTGACCATCGAGCTGAGGTCGTGGATCAGCGGCTTCGAACCGGTGATGTGA
- a CDS encoding TlpA family protein disulfide reductase, with amino-acid sequence MNPRRISPSRAPFRAGAAVALCGLLAGCAGTGAAGGGPDGGDNRFISGDGNVTEYKAAQRKSLASVTGERLDGGSFKLADLKGKVVVVNFWASWCAPCRGEAPSLQHVYDGKKAQGVEFVGVNFKDSKPNAQAFERKFKVTYPSLFDADGRVTLAFREVPPSAIPSTLVLDRQGRVAARIIGATTFTKLDPLVGKVLAEK; translated from the coding sequence GTGAACCCCCGCCGCATCTCGCCCTCGCGCGCTCCGTTCCGCGCGGGCGCCGCCGTCGCGCTCTGCGGCCTGCTCGCGGGCTGCGCCGGCACCGGCGCCGCGGGCGGCGGGCCCGACGGCGGCGACAACCGCTTCATCTCCGGCGACGGCAACGTGACCGAGTACAAGGCGGCGCAGCGCAAGAGCCTCGCGAGCGTCACCGGCGAACGGCTCGACGGCGGGTCCTTCAAGCTGGCCGACCTCAAGGGCAAGGTCGTCGTCGTCAACTTCTGGGCGTCCTGGTGCGCGCCCTGCCGGGGCGAGGCGCCGTCCCTCCAGCACGTCTACGACGGGAAGAAGGCGCAGGGCGTGGAGTTCGTCGGCGTCAACTTCAAGGACTCCAAGCCCAACGCGCAGGCCTTCGAGCGCAAGTTCAAGGTCACCTACCCCAGCCTCTTCGACGCCGACGGCCGCGTCACGCTGGCGTTCCGGGAGGTCCCGCCGAGCGCGATCCCGAGCACGCTCGTCCTGGACCGGCAGGGCCGCGTCGCCGCCCGCATCATCGGCGCGACCACGTTCACCAAGCTGGACCCCCTGGTCGGCAAGGTCCTCGCGGAGAAGTGA
- a CDS encoding histidine phosphatase family protein, with product MTDTTIVHLLRHGEVHNPEGILYGRLPGYRLSEDGVLMAKAASRWFADRDVTALFSSPMQRALETAAPLADSLGLPVTVDDRLIEAGNHFEGLTFGAGTGSLRRPEHWRHLVNPFRPSWGEPYKLLAARMRAAVIRAREAARGHEAVCVSHQLPIWILRLSAERRRLWHHPARRECSLASLTSLTFEGGKLVEVAYCEPASGIAKGPSVAGA from the coding sequence ATGACTGACACGACGATCGTTCACCTCCTGCGGCACGGCGAGGTGCACAACCCCGAGGGCATCCTCTACGGGCGGCTGCCCGGCTACCGCCTGAGCGAGGACGGCGTCCTCATGGCGAAGGCCGCCTCCCGGTGGTTCGCCGACCGGGATGTCACCGCGCTGTTCTCCTCCCCGATGCAGCGGGCGCTGGAGACGGCCGCGCCGCTGGCCGACTCGCTCGGCCTGCCCGTCACGGTGGACGACCGTCTGATCGAGGCCGGCAACCACTTCGAGGGGCTCACGTTCGGGGCCGGGACCGGCTCGCTGCGCCGCCCCGAGCACTGGCGCCACCTCGTCAACCCGTTCCGGCCGTCCTGGGGCGAGCCGTACAAGCTGCTCGCCGCCCGGATGCGCGCCGCCGTCATCCGGGCCCGGGAGGCGGCGCGCGGCCACGAGGCCGTCTGCGTCAGCCACCAGCTGCCGATCTGGATCCTGCGGCTGTCCGCCGAGCGCCGCCGCCTCTGGCACCACCCGGCCCGCCGGGAGTGCTCGCTCGCCAGCCTCACGAGCCTGACGTTCGAGGGCGGCAAACTCGTGGAGGTCGCCTACTGCGAGCCCGCCTCCGGGATCGCGAAGGGCCCCAGTGTCGCGGGTGCCTGA
- a CDS encoding LysR family transcriptional regulator, translated as MLDLERLRALHSVATYGSVSAAADVLHVTTSAVSQQLAKLERETGQKLLERNGRGVRLTDAAELLVAHAERILSLVEQAQADLEAHRGSVVGQLTVASFPTAIRGLMPVALRALRADHPDLRVLLREEDPMRSMPLVLRGDLDMAVVQDWNNEPLPLPEGLCKGVICEDVADVALPAGHELAGRDTIDLKELAGDPWISSSPDSICCDWLLRTLRAVDSEPRIDHQAYEFATQLSLVAAGLGNVILPRLGRCDVPPGVAIVPLSAPLSRRVYAVWREEAARRPAIRAAVTALRAAVPPGCGEEAPARVI; from the coding sequence ATGCTTGATCTGGAACGCCTGCGCGCCCTGCACTCGGTCGCGACGTACGGCTCGGTCAGCGCCGCCGCGGACGTCCTGCACGTCACCACGTCCGCGGTGTCCCAGCAGCTCGCGAAGCTGGAGCGGGAGACCGGGCAGAAGCTCCTGGAGCGCAACGGCCGCGGCGTCCGCCTCACCGACGCCGCCGAGCTGCTCGTCGCGCACGCCGAGCGGATCCTGTCGCTCGTCGAGCAGGCGCAGGCCGACCTGGAGGCGCACCGCGGCTCCGTCGTCGGCCAGCTCACCGTCGCCTCGTTCCCGACGGCGATCCGCGGGCTGATGCCCGTCGCGCTGCGCGCCCTGCGCGCCGACCATCCGGATCTGCGCGTCCTGCTCCGCGAGGAGGACCCCATGCGCAGCATGCCGCTCGTCCTGCGCGGCGACCTCGACATGGCCGTCGTCCAGGACTGGAACAACGAGCCGCTCCCGCTTCCCGAGGGCCTGTGCAAGGGCGTCATCTGCGAGGACGTCGCCGACGTCGCGCTGCCCGCGGGCCACGAACTGGCCGGGCGCGACACGATCGACCTCAAGGAGCTCGCCGGGGACCCGTGGATCAGCTCCTCGCCCGACAGCATCTGCTGCGACTGGCTGCTGCGCACGCTGCGCGCCGTCGACAGCGAACCCAGGATCGATCACCAGGCCTACGAGTTCGCCACCCAGCTGTCCCTGGTCGCCGCCGGGCTCGGCAACGTCATCCTGCCCCGCCTCGGCCGCTGCGACGTCCCGCCGGGCGTCGCGATCGTCCCGCTGTCGGCCCCGCTGTCGCGCCGCGTCTACGCCGTCTGGCGCGAGGAGGCGGCCCGCCGGCCCGCGATCCGCGCCGCCGTGACCGCCCTGCGCGCCGCCGTCCCGCCCGGTTGCGGGGAGGAGGCCCCGGCGCGGGTAATCTGA
- a CDS encoding EamA family transporter, whose protein sequence is MRPRHVLLATLIAALWGFNFVPIKVALDDFPPLLTAALRFTAAAVPAVFLVRRPPVAARWFVLVGVPLGVGQFGLLFIGMSMGMPAGLASVVLQVQAVFTALFAGLLLGERVGARQIAGMGVAFAGITLLGVAQGEGGSPVGAFLVCLGGAAGWGLANVAMRRMNQSTEEPVDAFAFMVWMSLVPPLPLLALSLIFEGPGAVPEAARDVSPAGVGSLAFIAYVATLFCFGGWAWLIRRYEAGTVAMYSLLVPPFGLVSAALLLGEHVDAVRLAGAALIIAGVAAGSVRPRSRVRGLPAPPATPAPNAPPAPSAPAA, encoded by the coding sequence ATGAGACCGCGCCACGTCCTGCTGGCCACCCTGATCGCCGCCCTGTGGGGCTTCAACTTCGTGCCCATCAAGGTGGCCCTCGACGACTTCCCGCCGCTGCTGACGGCCGCGCTGCGGTTCACCGCCGCGGCGGTGCCCGCGGTCTTCCTCGTCCGCCGCCCGCCGGTCGCCGCGCGCTGGTTCGTCCTGGTCGGCGTCCCGCTCGGCGTGGGGCAGTTCGGCCTGCTGTTCATCGGCATGAGCATGGGCATGCCCGCCGGCCTCGCGTCGGTCGTGCTCCAGGTGCAGGCGGTCTTCACCGCGCTGTTCGCGGGCCTGCTGCTGGGCGAGCGCGTCGGGGCCCGCCAGATCGCCGGGATGGGCGTGGCGTTCGCCGGGATCACACTGCTCGGCGTCGCGCAGGGCGAGGGCGGGAGCCCGGTGGGGGCGTTCCTGGTCTGCCTCGGCGGCGCGGCCGGATGGGGGCTCGCGAACGTCGCCATGCGGCGGATGAACCAGTCCACCGAGGAGCCGGTCGACGCGTTCGCGTTCATGGTGTGGATGTCGCTGGTGCCGCCGCTCCCCCTGCTCGCCCTGTCGCTGATCTTCGAGGGGCCGGGTGCCGTGCCGGAGGCGGCGCGCGACGTCTCGCCGGCCGGAGTCGGCTCCCTGGCGTTCATCGCCTACGTCGCGACGCTGTTCTGCTTCGGCGGGTGGGCGTGGCTGATCCGCCGGTACGAGGCGGGCACGGTCGCCATGTACTCGCTGCTCGTCCCGCCGTTCGGGCTCGTCTCGGCGGCCCTGCTGCTGGGCGAGCACGTGGACGCGGTCCGGCTCGCCGGCGCCGCTCTGATCATCGCGGGCGTCGCCGCCGGCAGCGTCCGGCCGCGGTCCCGCGTCCGCGGCCTGCCGGCGCCGCCGGCGACGCCCGCGCCCAACGCGCCGCCCGCGCCCAGCGCGCCGGCCGCCTGA
- a CDS encoding dihydrodipicolinate synthase family protein translates to MHGIHASLVTPFTASGEVDAKSLERLARHCLENGADGLVALGTTGEAALLSAAEQRTVLEVCRGVSIEHGTPLTVGAGTMGTEDSIRQARERAPLADALLVVVPYYLRPSEEGVIDHFAAVGAAVDVPLIPYNVPYRTAKPLSADALLAILALDCVAGMKHCAGAIDQETLTVLAASPGKAVLSGDDAFVYPMLQLGAAGGVAACACLAPAAYAAMARATREGNAARALTFHNALLPMAEALFREPSPAVLKACLAGEGLIDDPAVRAPLHAPRPESVATALKAFRRLPF, encoded by the coding sequence ATGCACGGAATCCACGCGTCGCTCGTCACGCCGTTCACCGCCTCCGGCGAGGTGGACGCCAAGTCCCTCGAACGCCTCGCCCGCCACTGCCTGGAGAACGGCGCGGACGGCCTGGTCGCGCTCGGCACCACCGGCGAGGCCGCGCTGCTGAGCGCCGCCGAGCAGCGGACGGTCCTGGAGGTGTGCCGGGGCGTCTCGATCGAGCACGGGACGCCGCTGACGGTGGGCGCCGGGACGATGGGCACCGAGGACTCGATCCGGCAGGCCCGCGAGCGCGCCCCGCTCGCCGACGCGCTGCTCGTCGTCGTCCCGTACTACCTGCGGCCGTCGGAGGAGGGCGTCATCGACCACTTCGCCGCCGTCGGCGCGGCCGTGGACGTCCCGCTGATCCCGTACAACGTGCCGTACCGGACGGCGAAGCCCCTGTCTGCCGACGCCCTCCTGGCGATCCTCGCGCTCGACTGCGTCGCCGGAATGAAGCACTGCGCGGGCGCGATCGACCAGGAGACCCTCACCGTGCTGGCGGCCAGCCCCGGCAAGGCGGTGCTGTCCGGAGACGACGCCTTCGTCTACCCCATGCTCCAGCTCGGCGCGGCGGGCGGCGTCGCCGCCTGCGCGTGCCTCGCCCCGGCCGCCTACGCCGCCATGGCGCGCGCGACGCGGGAGGGGAACGCGGCGCGCGCGCTGACCTTCCACAACGCCCTGCTGCCGATGGCGGAGGCGCTGTTCCGCGAGCCGTCCCCGGCGGTCCTCAAGGCCTGCCTGGCCGGCGAGGGGCTGATCGACGACCCGGCGGTGCGCGCTCCGCTGCACGCACCGCGCCCCGAATCGGTCGCCACCGCCCTGAAGGCCTTCCGCCGCCTGCCGTTCTAG